Proteins encoded together in one Acidobacteriota bacterium window:
- a CDS encoding CRTAC1 family protein, whose translation MRSLTVIALMAVLATGLAAAAQIQFSDQTVAAGLDHSPSMYMDMSAAGMFAGGSVADFNRDGWPDLFLIGGGNTADALFLNNGNGTFTDHAATWGVDAMHRGLGTTAGDFNSDGWPDLFVTSAGPVSGPNAVGMHRLYRNNGNGTFTDIASTAGVNLSSPTDFNATGSAFGDYDLDGDLDLFVCTWDGMNGNKLFRNNGDETFTDETTAAGIDQLFHGFSPRFVDMNGDRYPELLIAADFETSHYYINDTDGTFTDGTAASGTGLDENGMGTTVADFNRDGLPDWYVTSIYAAGARLGNFLYVNQGNDVFTDLPESAGAKLGGWGWGTEAVDFDHDGFIDLVETNGWNNQYENIPAFLFRNNGNLTFTEVQGGSGFDHTGQGRSVLTIDYDKDGDMDVVITAFNEPVTLFRNDLSGTDINWIQIALDTSGDPSLCPDGYGAKVTAVTNSATQYFWINGGASYLGRSQPIAHFGLGTDTSVDVTVDWANGTATTATGLTANQMATLTPSVAGAPGEASMQAAYNQTTGEIDVTFNAACDATDQTIYYGDLASVSSYAYSGAACFRGNLGVTSFNPGLSSAFFLIVGTTGFVEGTYGLDGAGFERPEHLSGTACDLPQDLSGVCD comes from the coding sequence ATGCGTTCCCTGACCGTCATCGCATTGATGGCCGTGCTGGCCACAGGCTTGGCCGCTGCGGCACAGATCCAGTTCAGCGACCAGACCGTCGCCGCCGGACTCGACCACAGTCCGAGCATGTATATGGATATGAGCGCCGCCGGGATGTTCGCCGGTGGCTCCGTCGCCGACTTCAACCGCGATGGCTGGCCCGATCTGTTCCTTATCGGTGGCGGCAACACGGCAGACGCGCTGTTCCTCAACAACGGCAACGGAACCTTCACCGACCATGCCGCGACCTGGGGCGTGGACGCGATGCATCGCGGTCTGGGAACAACCGCCGGCGACTTTAACTCGGATGGTTGGCCCGATCTGTTCGTCACAAGCGCGGGCCCCGTGAGCGGGCCGAACGCCGTTGGCATGCATCGCCTGTATCGCAACAACGGCAATGGGACCTTCACCGACATCGCATCGACCGCTGGTGTGAATCTCTCTTCGCCAACCGACTTCAACGCCACGGGCTCTGCGTTTGGTGACTACGACCTTGATGGTGATCTCGACCTGTTCGTCTGTACCTGGGATGGCATGAACGGCAACAAGCTGTTCCGCAATAACGGTGACGAGACGTTCACCGATGAGACCACTGCCGCCGGGATCGATCAACTGTTCCATGGTTTTTCGCCACGATTTGTGGACATGAACGGCGACCGCTACCCGGAACTGCTGATCGCCGCCGATTTCGAAACCAGCCATTACTACATCAACGACACGGACGGCACCTTCACTGACGGAACCGCCGCGTCGGGAACCGGGCTCGACGAGAACGGTATGGGGACGACGGTCGCCGACTTCAACCGCGACGGTTTGCCGGACTGGTACGTCACCTCGATCTACGCCGCGGGTGCGCGTCTGGGGAATTTCCTCTACGTCAACCAGGGCAACGACGTATTTACAGACTTGCCCGAGTCCGCCGGGGCCAAACTGGGTGGCTGGGGTTGGGGTACCGAGGCCGTCGATTTCGATCACGACGGCTTCATCGACCTGGTCGAGACCAACGGTTGGAATAACCAATACGAGAATATTCCCGCCTTCCTCTTTCGCAACAACGGCAACCTGACGTTCACCGAGGTCCAGGGCGGCTCCGGATTCGATCACACGGGGCAGGGCCGCTCGGTTCTGACGATCGACTATGACAAGGACGGCGACATGGATGTCGTGATTACGGCGTTCAACGAGCCCGTTACCCTGTTCCGTAACGATCTGAGCGGCACCGACATCAATTGGATCCAGATCGCACTGGACACCAGTGGAGATCCGTCGCTGTGCCCCGACGGTTATGGCGCGAAGGTCACCGCCGTCACGAATTCGGCCACGCAGTACTTCTGGATCAACGGCGGAGCCAGCTACCTCGGACGCAGTCAGCCGATAGCGCACTTCGGTCTCGGAACGGATACCAGTGTGGACGTGACTGTCGACTGGGCGAACGGCACGGCCACGACGGCGACAGGCCTGACGGCAAATCAGATGGCCACGTTGACGCCGTCCGTTGCAGGCGCACCGGGGGAAGCCTCGATGCAGGCGGCCTACAACCAGACCACCGGAGAGATCGACGTGACCTTCAACGCGGCATGCGACGCGACGGACCAGACGATCTACTACGGCGACCTGGCCAGCGTCTCGAGTTACGCGTACTCCGGCGCGGCCTGCTTCCGCGGAAACCTTGGAGTCACATCCTTCAATCCGGGGCTCTCTAGCGCGTTCTTCCTGATCGTCGGAACCACCGGTTTCGTCGAGGGAACCTACGGATTGGACGGCGCCGGCTTCGAACGGCCCGAACATCTGAGCGGGACCGCGTGCGATCTCCCTCAGGACCTCTCGGGTGTCTGCGACTGA
- a CDS encoding S8 family serine peptidase: protein MLTARTWFCGMLLCVSLLCASANAGEITPRLARAMDSAAPDESLRVVVLMEAYPEQRLLLDQVRKMNRRDRRKHVVSTLKTTAEQTQATLRARILALDADAPRRVRVLWGINGLAFEATAAEIEQLALIPGVHSVILDYGRPHPGSDPDHVEGPTGGDASGPNPTATVRPDVIAMGAQDVWNMLGYTGNGVIVAVVDTGIDRTHPDLADHIWTNLGEVANNAIDDDGNGYVDDTWGWEFCLDNNDPSGGQHGTQVAGQVAGDGTNGQVTGMAPDAELMSLGIDCDIPSIGWEASDYAIAQGAHVITQSYSWWWTDQPDYEAFRRQTDTELAAGVLHVNSAGNGGTILSERPIPYNISAPSGSPAPWSHPDQTIVGGVSSVIAVGNISFSNDLIAPSSSIGPAAWEDIIANTDPDYPHTMPLEFQDYPYMNGAQMGLIKPDVSAYGNGTTTTCPGSSYCGFSGTSSAAPHVSGAVALMLQANPEATPAELAEALMTTAEHRGTPGKNNLYGSGLVQTLAAVQSVESGVVYVSHTFDDSIAGNGDLALDPGETVQIQVTVESRTDVTLDDLEAILTTRTPGVTIHNQRSTFPSLTPAATVLTDAPHFWVSLDPTACATIVTFDLELRYGDSVRRGSFSQRIGDEEPIALLDADFESAAGWSADPGTTSRGAFVREDPIGVFLDGTSTLGNPEDDTTPGAGDTCWVTGNGELNGPKNQDNNDVDDGTTTLTSPVFGAPHILALDLSYDRWYYDNAGGGDSFFAEITNDGSNWTTVEQLVVSSGGWGNQVADLLLLVTPSETMQLRFRVTDGGSDSTVEGAVDEVHVDGMWVNCQDYTPVVLQSPNPVGDTLTANGVGTHVTLSWQTPPTDGGHDAATLYRIDRATVANGTFDSAGSTTTTVWHDIDATVAPGIYFYLVTAENSGGSE, encoded by the coding sequence ATGCTCACGGCAAGAACGTGGTTCTGTGGGATGTTGCTCTGCGTGAGTTTGCTCTGTGCGAGCGCGAACGCAGGTGAGATCACGCCTCGATTGGCTCGCGCCATGGACTCTGCGGCGCCCGATGAATCCCTCCGTGTCGTCGTCCTGATGGAGGCCTACCCCGAGCAGCGACTTCTGCTCGATCAGGTTCGCAAGATGAACCGGCGCGACCGCCGAAAGCATGTCGTATCGACGTTGAAGACGACTGCAGAGCAAACCCAGGCGACCTTGCGCGCCAGAATCTTGGCTCTGGACGCCGACGCACCGCGCCGCGTGCGCGTGCTGTGGGGCATCAACGGTCTGGCGTTCGAGGCAACTGCGGCGGAGATCGAGCAACTCGCGCTTATTCCGGGCGTTCACTCAGTGATCCTCGACTACGGCCGTCCGCATCCAGGGTCCGACCCCGATCATGTCGAGGGCCCGACCGGCGGCGACGCTTCCGGTCCAAACCCGACCGCCACGGTACGCCCCGACGTTATTGCGATGGGGGCGCAGGACGTCTGGAACATGCTGGGCTACACCGGCAACGGAGTCATCGTCGCGGTCGTGGACACCGGGATCGATCGCACGCATCCGGACCTGGCGGATCACATCTGGACCAACCTGGGTGAGGTCGCCAACAACGCGATCGACGACGACGGTAACGGCTATGTCGACGACACCTGGGGCTGGGAGTTCTGCCTCGACAACAACGACCCGTCCGGCGGGCAGCACGGAACACAGGTGGCCGGACAGGTCGCCGGTGACGGAACCAACGGCCAGGTCACCGGCATGGCGCCCGACGCAGAGTTGATGTCGCTCGGGATTGATTGCGACATCCCGTCGATCGGATGGGAGGCCAGCGACTACGCGATCGCCCAGGGCGCCCACGTCATCACACAGTCGTACAGCTGGTGGTGGACCGATCAGCCCGACTACGAGGCATTTCGTCGTCAGACCGACACGGAGCTGGCGGCGGGTGTGCTGCACGTCAACTCCGCGGGCAACGGCGGGACGATCCTGTCTGAGCGACCGATCCCGTACAACATCTCGGCTCCATCGGGCTCGCCGGCGCCCTGGTCGCATCCCGACCAGACGATCGTCGGAGGCGTCTCGTCGGTGATCGCCGTGGGCAACATCAGTTTCAGCAACGACCTCATCGCGCCCTCGTCATCCATCGGTCCGGCGGCGTGGGAAGACATCATCGCCAACACCGACCCGGACTACCCACACACGATGCCACTCGAGTTTCAGGACTACCCGTACATGAACGGCGCCCAGATGGGATTGATCAAGCCCGACGTGTCGGCGTACGGCAACGGGACGACCACGACTTGCCCGGGTTCTTCGTATTGTGGGTTCAGCGGCACGTCATCGGCGGCGCCGCACGTCTCCGGAGCAGTCGCGTTGATGTTGCAGGCCAACCCCGAGGCCACGCCGGCGGAGCTGGCGGAGGCCCTGATGACCACCGCGGAGCATCGCGGCACACCGGGCAAGAACAACCTCTACGGCAGCGGACTTGTCCAGACACTGGCGGCGGTACAGAGCGTCGAATCCGGTGTGGTCTACGTGTCCCACACGTTTGACGATTCCATCGCGGGCAATGGCGACCTGGCGCTCGACCCCGGGGAGACCGTGCAGATCCAGGTGACCGTCGAGAGTCGAACCGACGTGACGCTAGACGACCTCGAGGCGATCCTGACGACCCGTACGCCCGGTGTGACGATCCACAACCAACGATCTACTTTCCCAAGCCTGACCCCGGCAGCGACGGTGCTCACCGATGCGCCGCATTTCTGGGTCAGCCTGGATCCGACGGCGTGCGCGACGATCGTGACGTTCGATCTGGAGCTGCGTTACGGCGATTCGGTTCGTCGAGGATCATTCAGCCAGCGAATCGGCGACGAAGAACCCATCGCATTGCTGGACGCAGACTTCGAGTCGGCTGCGGGCTGGAGCGCGGATCCCGGTACGACCAGCCGCGGGGCGTTCGTCCGCGAAGATCCGATCGGTGTGTTTCTCGACGGGACCAGCACGCTGGGGAACCCCGAAGACGACACGACGCCCGGTGCGGGGGACACCTGCTGGGTCACCGGTAACGGTGAGCTCAACGGACCCAAGAATCAGGATAACAACGATGTGGACGACGGGACGACGACGCTGACGTCACCGGTGTTCGGCGCGCCACACATTCTTGCGCTCGATCTGTCCTACGACCGCTGGTACTACGACAACGCAGGTGGTGGCGACTCGTTCTTTGCCGAGATCACCAACGACGGATCGAACTGGACCACGGTGGAGCAGCTGGTCGTCTCGAGCGGCGGCTGGGGTAACCAGGTGGCGGATCTTCTGCTGCTCGTGACGCCCAGCGAAACGATGCAGCTGCGATTCCGTGTCACTGACGGTGGCAGCGACTCCACCGTCGAGGGTGCCGTCGATGAGGTGCACGTCGATGGGATGTGGGTCAACTGCCAGGACTACACACCGGTCGTGTTGCAATCGCCTAACCCCGTCGGCGACACGCTAACGGCGAACGGTGTAGGGACGCACGTGACGTTGAGCTGGCAGACTCCACCGACCGACGGCGGACACGATGCCGCCACGCTCTATCGGATTGATCGAGCGACCGTGGCCAACGGAACCTTCGACTCGGCCGGGTCGACGACGACGACCGTCTGGCATGACATCGACGCGACCGTCGCGCCGGGAATCTATTTCTACCTTGTGACAGCCGAGAACTCCGGGGGAAGCGAGTGA
- a CDS encoding S8 family serine peptidase, producing MRWLAAFLILLATDASATTIDSNLQQALIHAGPDDFLPVVVMMEEFPDTAGRLDAIRGLSRSDRRTRVVTDMRALATRSQAPVRKLLSASPSGVRDVRVLWGVNGLAFEAKPEVIDLLTSVPGIRRIQHDAGSGRPADGKPALTGPTGGDASGPNPDATVRGEVVAMGAKDVWDLLGYTGRGAIVAVLDTGVFPDHPDIADHIWTNLGEIPGNAIDDDMNGFVDDTWGWDFCEDDNDPRAGNHGTQVAGQVAGDGANGTVTGMAPDAELMVLGFGSSCFVPDSMGWEASDYAVAMGADIITESFIWPYDESDMPDYEGWRRQTETEYAAGVIHVNAGGNDGGSATRLVPYQIGAPANSPPPWHHPDQTLVGALSSVIAVGNISWTNDTIASSSSLGPSAWEDIVAYTWTGYPHSLTPLLFDYPYQNGASMGLIRPDLSAYGNGTTSICPGGSYCGFSGTSSATPHVSGALALMLEANPEATPAELAAALMTTAEHRGTAGKNNVYGTGLLQAYEAVLAVESSVVYFGHTFDDTSAGNGDGLLDPGETIEIQITAESRTDSVISDLEAILTSSTPGVIVHNQRATFPALPARGTALTDAPHFRVTIEPSACSAIVEFDLEFRYGSGSVRHSGFSVRVGKETASTFLDADFESSSGWTSDPGSTSRGQFVREDPIGVVEDDNASVYVQPEDDTTTNPGDTCWVTGNGFLSGPNKQDNNDVDDGTATLTSPVFGAPFILELSASFDRWYYDNAGGGDSFFAEASNDGSNWVTLEHLVTPTGDWGTTNVDLMPLLAPSETMQVRFRVTDGGSDSTVEGAVDEVHVSGVWVDCIDYTPPAALAPNAVGNTLLASRVGAHVELSWQASPVDGGHDAATLYRIERSSTANGTFIETASSITTVGYDIDGTTLPGVHFYLVTAENAGGPE from the coding sequence GTGAGGTGGCTCGCGGCGTTTCTCATTCTTCTTGCAACGGACGCGAGCGCCACGACGATCGACTCCAACCTGCAGCAGGCGCTGATCCACGCCGGCCCGGATGACTTCCTGCCGGTCGTCGTGATGATGGAGGAGTTCCCGGACACGGCGGGGCGACTGGACGCGATCCGCGGGCTGAGTCGCAGCGATCGGCGGACCCGGGTTGTGACTGATATGCGTGCGCTTGCCACCCGCAGCCAGGCGCCGGTGCGCAAGCTGCTTTCCGCTTCTCCCTCGGGGGTTCGAGATGTTCGAGTCCTGTGGGGCGTCAACGGACTCGCGTTCGAAGCCAAGCCGGAGGTCATCGACTTGCTGACCTCCGTACCGGGTATCCGCCGAATCCAGCACGACGCCGGCAGCGGTCGTCCCGCAGATGGCAAGCCTGCCCTGACCGGACCCACCGGTGGGGATGCCTCGGGGCCAAATCCCGATGCCACCGTTCGCGGCGAAGTCGTCGCGATGGGAGCGAAGGACGTCTGGGATCTGCTGGGCTACACGGGCAGGGGAGCGATCGTCGCGGTGCTCGATACCGGTGTCTTTCCGGATCACCCGGACATCGCGGATCACATCTGGACCAACCTCGGTGAGATCCCGGGCAACGCCATCGACGACGACATGAACGGTTTTGTCGACGACACCTGGGGCTGGGATTTCTGCGAAGATGACAACGATCCACGTGCCGGAAACCACGGCACCCAGGTCGCCGGTCAGGTCGCCGGTGACGGCGCCAACGGGACGGTGACGGGTATGGCGCCCGATGCCGAGCTGATGGTCCTCGGCTTCGGCTCCAGCTGCTTCGTGCCGGACTCGATGGGCTGGGAGGCCAGCGACTACGCCGTTGCAATGGGGGCCGATATCATCACCGAGTCGTTTATCTGGCCCTACGACGAGAGCGATATGCCGGACTACGAGGGTTGGCGACGACAGACGGAAACCGAGTATGCCGCCGGTGTGATCCACGTCAACGCGGGTGGTAACGATGGCGGCAGCGCAACGCGACTCGTCCCGTACCAGATCGGCGCTCCCGCTAACAGCCCTCCACCGTGGCATCACCCCGACCAGACGTTGGTCGGCGCCCTGTCCTCGGTGATCGCCGTCGGCAACATCAGCTGGACCAATGACACGATCGCCTCGTCGTCCTCACTGGGACCGTCGGCGTGGGAGGATATCGTTGCCTATACCTGGACCGGCTACCCACACTCGTTGACGCCGTTGTTGTTTGACTACCCGTACCAGAACGGCGCTTCGATGGGGCTGATCCGGCCGGATCTTTCAGCCTACGGTAACGGAACGACCTCGATCTGCCCGGGTGGGAGTTACTGCGGATTTAGCGGGACGTCCTCCGCTACACCGCATGTCTCGGGCGCACTGGCGCTGATGCTGGAAGCCAATCCGGAGGCCACTCCGGCGGAACTGGCGGCGGCGTTGATGACGACCGCCGAACACCGCGGCACCGCAGGAAAGAACAACGTCTACGGTACCGGCTTGCTTCAGGCCTATGAAGCGGTGCTGGCAGTCGAGTCGAGTGTCGTCTATTTCGGCCATACGTTCGACGACACGAGTGCAGGGAACGGCGACGGCCTGCTGGACCCCGGCGAGACCATCGAGATTCAGATCACGGCCGAGAGTCGCACCGACTCCGTGATCTCCGATCTCGAGGCGATCCTGACGTCGTCCACCCCGGGTGTGATCGTCCACAACCAGCGGGCGACGTTCCCGGCATTGCCCGCTCGAGGCACGGCACTGACCGACGCCCCTCACTTTCGCGTCACGATCGAACCCAGCGCGTGTAGTGCGATCGTCGAGTTCGACCTGGAGTTTCGTTACGGTAGTGGATCTGTGCGTCACAGCGGTTTCAGCGTTCGCGTCGGAAAAGAAACCGCCTCGACCTTCCTCGATGCAGACTTCGAGTCGTCATCCGGCTGGACGTCCGACCCGGGATCCACATCCAGGGGCCAGTTTGTCCGCGAAGATCCGATCGGCGTCGTCGAGGACGACAACGCCTCGGTCTATGTACAGCCCGAGGACGACACGACGACGAACCCTGGCGACACCTGCTGGGTCACCGGCAACGGCTTCCTCAGTGGTCCCAACAAGCAGGATAATAACGATGTGGATGACGGCACGGCGACGCTGACGTCGCCCGTCTTCGGTGCACCGTTCATCCTGGAGTTGAGCGCATCGTTCGATCGCTGGTACTACGACAACGCCGGTGGCGGGGACTCGTTCTTCGCCGAGGCGTCCAACGACGGCAGCAACTGGGTCACGCTGGAGCACCTGGTCACGCCCACGGGCGATTGGGGTACGACGAATGTCGACCTGATGCCGTTGCTCGCGCCGAGCGAAACCATGCAGGTCCGGTTCCGGGTGACGGATGGTGGCAGCGACTCTACCGTCGAGGGCGCCGTCGATGAGGTGCACGTTTCCGGTGTCTGGGTCGATTGCATCGACTACACACCGCCGGCCGCACTAGCGCCGAATGCCGTCGGAAACACACTGCTGGCATCCCGAGTGGGGGCACATGTCGAGTTGAGTTGGCAGGCCTCGCCCGTGGATGGCGGGCACGACGCGGCGACGTTGTATCGCATCGAAAGATCGTCGACGGCGAACGGAACGTTCATCGAGACCGCGTCGTCGATAACGACCGTGGGGTACGACATCGACGGGACGACGCTGCCAGGTGTTCACTTTTATCTCGTCACGGCGGAGAATGCGGGAGGTCCCGAATGA
- a CDS encoding proprotein convertase P-domain-containing protein, with product MNMRLPVIALVLTLSVPAGYAAGVRQESPLDAYSRVRAGGRIAIAPVQTEERVADWKTYVDPRTGMPTLASGRGIQWFTDETITLDRLESKARGFLAERGWSVPMVRDDEASSQMRKDQWKLVFRLEVDGVRVENARLDFVVHNSRLVMFGSTNWKRPKVRGIPQIDPQTASRALGTYLDGRTAELVPDGDPELTLVAVEEDGLSHRLIWRLRYRDPNGPAEWVGEVDAHTARVDAFYDDAHYAGVRGGVIPEQPDGDCAAGGCELDDFPMPFADWTESGGPNGYTDSYGNFACFDSAASFDTTLVGQYVELNDNCGSLLETAGCDGSVQLGVKQGENCDIDPFGSPGNTSAARTAYYHANRVAEVARFYNPGNSWLQGRVTLNSNWNGTCNASYGGGGIYVYRQSATCANSGEIQSVVTHEWGHGYDQNDGGSWDSTSESYGDMVAMFASRQSCFATGLFLDGSPCTGYGDTCLSCTGFRDHDWAMRTANTPATPQGFVQDNCNPGGSSQSPCGGSVHCESYPIDEAMWDLAVRDLPASGIDPDSAWQLAERLWYSSRVGSGGDIYNCALPASDSCGAGTWYQQLRVADDDDADLSNGTPHAAEIYAAFARHNIACGAPGDPENQSTSSCPAFTTPVTNLTTLPGGTSVSWTPVAGAQEYIVYRGDLGCQRQQVAAAVVAAPTTSWVDSVGDPDVTRYYRVAAVGSNPVCHSPVSNCEASPIGPRLQMNAHRLIEAGVHTNGNGVMDPGETIELPVTLFNGGLVGAVNVHGRLRVVDASQGRVIEPVADWADIAVDTELESNAPYFEVTLFNDGIACGDTIDLELEMNADGASTRSTRFDFTLGEVDREFFESANETMSRFNTSPILSTMEITEDTVIGDLDVSVAITHTIPGDLIVELSSPEGTTVRLHDESPGSGGINTTYDLLTSPDGPGTMADFNGESLSGTWTLSVQNTQFGGGNGTFNNWTLHVSSAGAFGCSELICAEPTPSVAVDNLTVDRSAQELQFDWSSAGAVFGYHVLHSANANFSGDVDLTGRTNVSSLTVPGGTSRTPDLSYFQVRSVNVCHQESP from the coding sequence ATGAACATGCGCCTCCCCGTAATCGCACTCGTTCTGACGTTGTCGGTCCCGGCAGGCTACGCGGCCGGAGTGCGTCAGGAGAGTCCACTGGACGCCTACTCACGTGTTCGAGCCGGAGGCAGGATCGCCATTGCGCCAGTTCAGACGGAAGAGCGGGTCGCCGACTGGAAGACCTACGTCGACCCGCGGACCGGGATGCCGACGCTGGCCTCCGGTCGTGGCATCCAGTGGTTTACCGACGAGACGATCACGCTCGACAGATTGGAGTCGAAGGCTCGTGGGTTTCTGGCGGAGCGAGGCTGGAGCGTGCCGATGGTGCGTGACGATGAGGCCAGTTCGCAGATGCGTAAGGATCAGTGGAAGCTGGTGTTTCGTCTCGAGGTTGATGGCGTTCGCGTGGAGAACGCGCGGCTGGACTTCGTGGTTCACAATAGTCGCCTGGTGATGTTCGGGTCCACCAACTGGAAACGTCCGAAGGTTCGCGGCATCCCGCAGATCGACCCCCAGACCGCGTCACGGGCTCTCGGGACCTACCTCGATGGCCGCACAGCCGAACTCGTACCCGACGGGGATCCGGAGCTGACACTTGTCGCGGTCGAGGAAGACGGCTTGTCCCATCGGCTGATCTGGCGACTGCGGTACCGCGACCCCAACGGGCCGGCGGAGTGGGTCGGCGAGGTCGATGCCCACACCGCGCGAGTCGACGCGTTCTACGACGACGCCCATTACGCCGGTGTTCGAGGGGGAGTGATCCCGGAGCAACCTGACGGCGATTGTGCCGCCGGTGGTTGCGAGCTCGATGACTTTCCGATGCCGTTCGCGGACTGGACCGAGTCCGGTGGTCCCAACGGCTATACGGATAGCTACGGGAACTTCGCATGTTTCGACTCGGCTGCCTCGTTCGACACGACCCTGGTAGGGCAGTACGTCGAGCTCAATGACAACTGTGGTTCGCTTCTCGAGACGGCCGGGTGCGACGGTTCTGTGCAGCTCGGAGTCAAGCAAGGCGAGAACTGCGATATCGATCCCTTTGGCTCTCCGGGGAATACGTCGGCCGCGCGCACTGCCTACTATCACGCCAATCGCGTTGCCGAAGTCGCCCGATTTTACAACCCGGGCAATTCGTGGTTACAGGGCCGCGTCACTCTCAACAGCAACTGGAACGGCACCTGCAACGCCTCTTACGGTGGCGGTGGGATCTACGTCTATCGGCAGAGTGCGACCTGCGCCAACAGTGGAGAGATCCAGAGTGTCGTGACCCATGAGTGGGGCCACGGCTACGATCAAAACGACGGTGGCAGCTGGGACAGCACGTCGGAATCCTACGGCGACATGGTCGCGATGTTCGCCTCGCGACAGTCTTGTTTCGCCACAGGACTATTCCTCGATGGTTCCCCGTGCACCGGCTATGGGGACACCTGCCTGAGCTGTACGGGGTTCCGAGATCACGACTGGGCGATGCGGACCGCGAACACCCCGGCAACGCCACAGGGCTTTGTGCAGGACAACTGTAACCCCGGCGGCTCCTCGCAATCGCCCTGCGGAGGCTCGGTGCACTGCGAGTCCTATCCGATTGACGAGGCGATGTGGGATCTGGCCGTGCGCGATCTACCGGCATCGGGCATCGATCCGGACAGCGCCTGGCAGCTGGCCGAGCGGCTCTGGTACTCCAGTCGCGTGGGTTCCGGCGGCGATATCTATAACTGTGCCCTTCCGGCCTCGGATAGCTGCGGCGCCGGCACCTGGTACCAGCAACTGCGGGTGGCCGACGACGATGACGCCGACCTTTCCAACGGGACGCCCCACGCAGCGGAGATCTACGCCGCGTTCGCCCGGCACAACATCGCCTGTGGAGCTCCTGGAGATCCGGAGAACCAGAGCACGTCCTCGTGCCCGGCGTTCACGACGCCCGTGACAAACCTGACGACGTTACCGGGTGGTACGAGCGTAAGCTGGACCCCGGTCGCGGGCGCGCAGGAGTACATCGTCTACCGCGGGGATCTCGGTTGTCAGCGGCAGCAGGTGGCCGCCGCGGTCGTTGCGGCGCCGACGACGAGTTGGGTCGATTCGGTCGGCGATCCCGACGTGACCCGCTACTACCGCGTCGCGGCGGTCGGCAGTAACCCGGTCTGTCACAGCCCGGTTTCGAACTGCGAGGCCAGTCCCATCGGGCCACGACTCCAGATGAACGCACATCGGCTGATCGAGGCCGGTGTCCACACGAACGGTAACGGCGTGATGGATCCCGGTGAAACGATCGAGCTTCCCGTGACCCTGTTCAATGGAGGCCTTGTCGGCGCGGTCAATGTCCATGGCCGCTTGCGCGTCGTCGACGCCTCGCAGGGACGCGTGATCGAACCGGTTGCCGACTGGGCCGATATCGCGGTCGACACCGAACTCGAGTCGAACGCACCGTACTTTGAGGTGACGTTGTTCAACGATGGCATCGCTTGCGGCGATACGATCGATCTCGAGCTCGAGATGAACGCCGACGGGGCGTCGACGCGATCGACACGCTTCGATTTCACATTGGGCGAAGTCGATCGGGAGTTCTTCGAGTCGGCCAACGAGACGATGTCACGTTTCAACACGTCGCCGATCCTCTCCACGATGGAGATCACCGAGGACACGGTCATCGGTGACCTTGACGTCTCGGTCGCGATCACCCACACGATCCCGGGTGATCTGATCGTCGAACTCAGCTCGCCGGAGGGGACGACCGTTCGGCTCCACGATGAGTCTCCTGGTAGCGGCGGGATCAACACGACGTACGACCTGCTGACCTCGCCCGATGGTCCCGGCACGATGGCGGACTTTAATGGCGAGTCGCTAAGCGGTACCTGGACTCTGTCGGTTCAGAACACGCAGTTCGGCGGTGGTAATGGGACCTTCAACAACTGGACGCTGCACGTGTCCTCGGCAGGCGCATTCGGTTGCAGCGAGCTTATCTGCGCCGAGCCGACGCCCTCCGTCGCCGTGGACAACTTGACGGTGGATCGATCCGCGCAGGAACTGCAGTTCGATTGGAGCAGCGCGGGTGCCGTCTTCGGCTATCACGTGTTGCACTCCGCGAACGCCAACTTCTCGGGCGACGTGGACTTGACGGGCCGTACCAACGTGTCGTCGTTGACCGTCCCGGGTGGTACGTCGCGCACACCCGACCTGTCTTACTTCCAGGTGCGCTCGGTCAATGTGTGTCACCAGGAGTCGCCTTGA